One genomic window of Maribacter aquivivus includes the following:
- a CDS encoding helix-turn-helix domain-containing protein → MNDLLRYKGLYGEHQQPLVTDFIHIEPLEDRSKIYEWEIAEHIHTDLVQLFVIEVGSGFLLSEGNRIELAAPCVVTVPANVLHGFHFEPSIVGEVITLSVSFYDTLLQDKASIKKQSNQLNCFSFLGNTTTFSDVRYLKDKIQNEIFEDAPEKLLALRRYFELVYLALFREKFRNTADALLSNNKNLAYYQQFQELIRQHAQNLLSIKKFADALGITQTHLNRVCHTVTGKSALKVVQDFTMNEAKKYLLNTSYSIAEVAYFLNFNDPAYFSRLFKKRVGVAPGEFRKG, encoded by the coding sequence ATGAACGATTTACTACGTTATAAGGGATTGTACGGCGAGCATCAACAGCCTTTGGTGACCGACTTTATACATATTGAACCCTTGGAGGATCGCAGTAAAATTTATGAATGGGAGATTGCCGAGCATATTCATACAGATTTGGTGCAGTTGTTTGTCATAGAAGTAGGTAGCGGTTTTTTACTTTCTGAAGGTAACCGTATTGAACTTGCTGCTCCCTGCGTGGTTACGGTACCTGCCAACGTATTACATGGGTTTCATTTTGAGCCTTCTATTGTCGGGGAGGTCATTACCCTCTCCGTATCTTTTTATGACACACTTTTACAGGATAAAGCCAGTATAAAAAAGCAGAGTAACCAATTGAACTGTTTTTCATTTTTAGGGAACACCACTACTTTTTCTGATGTGCGGTACCTTAAAGACAAAATACAAAACGAAATTTTTGAAGATGCTCCAGAAAAACTTTTAGCTTTAAGAAGGTATTTTGAATTGGTGTACCTAGCGCTTTTTCGTGAAAAATTCAGAAATACGGCAGATGCCCTACTTTCCAATAATAAAAACTTGGCGTATTATCAGCAATTTCAAGAACTGATACGACAACATGCACAGAACCTGTTGAGCATCAAGAAATTTGCCGATGCCCTAGGCATTACCCAAACCCACCTCAACCGTGTTTGCCATACCGTAACCGGAAAATCTGCCCTTAAAGTGGTACAAGATTTTACCATGAACGAGGCTAAAAAATACCTGCTTAACACCTCATACTCCATTGCCGAAGTAGCTTACTTTTTAAATTTTAACGACCCTGCCTATTTTAGCCGCTTGTTTAAAAAGCGGGTGGGCGTAGCACCTGGCGAGTTTAGGAAGGGATGA
- the pcaH gene encoding protocatechuate 3,4-dioxygenase subunit beta produces MSITTDSKFDIEVQPPYLDEAYKSTILRAPLQPLVVPKKKDITLSGPLFKDFKLGALDHDLTKNSVKDGEPIGERIVVHGKVTNEHGHPLPHTLIELWQANSAGRYVHKVDQHDAPLDPNFLGTGRCMTDAHGYYKFYTIKPGAYPWGNHPNAWRPNHIHFSLFGGDIASRLITQMYFPGDPLFEHDPIFKAVPPKGRELLVSAFDLSVTEANFALGYRFDIVLRGKNATPFENL; encoded by the coding sequence ATGAGCATTACAACGGACTCCAAATTTGATATCGAAGTACAACCGCCCTATTTGGACGAAGCCTATAAATCGACTATTTTAAGAGCGCCATTGCAACCCTTGGTCGTGCCTAAAAAGAAAGACATTACCTTATCAGGTCCGCTTTTTAAAGATTTTAAATTAGGGGCTTTAGACCATGATCTTACCAAGAATTCTGTAAAAGATGGAGAACCTATTGGCGAGCGTATTGTGGTGCATGGCAAAGTCACCAATGAACATGGGCACCCGTTACCACATACGTTAATTGAGTTGTGGCAGGCAAATTCTGCTGGGCGCTATGTACATAAGGTTGATCAACATGACGCACCCTTGGATCCTAATTTTTTAGGTACGGGACGTTGTATGACAGATGCACATGGCTATTATAAATTCTACACCATAAAACCGGGTGCATACCCTTGGGGAAACCACCCTAATGCATGGCGGCCAAATCATATACATTTTTCGTTGTTCGGGGGCGATATTGCCAGTAGGTTGATTACCCAAATGTACTTTCCTGGCGATCCGCTCTTTGAGCATGACCCTATTTTTAAGGCTGTCCCCCCAAAAGGCAGGGAATTGTTGGTGTCAGCTTTTGACCTATCGGTTACCGAGGCCAATTTTGCACTGGGCTATCGGTTCGATATTGTTTTACGTGGAAAAAATGCAACCCCATTTGAAAATTTGTAA
- the pcaG gene encoding protocatechuate 3,4-dioxygenase subunit alpha, whose translation MKTSAVKKQTPSQTIGPYFAYGLTPQQYGYDFDSWVDHDMVKGLNNVETITITGTVYDGNAQPVDDAMIELWQDDGVHKLFGRYGSGTDEGNTFTFKTIKPKSVNGQAPFIHVILFMRGQLLHSYTRIYFADEQQLNETDANLNAVDADRKHTLIAEKKGDSYVFNIHMQGPNETVFFEI comes from the coding sequence ATGAAGACATCAGCAGTTAAAAAACAGACTCCTTCACAAACTATAGGGCCTTATTTTGCCTACGGGTTAACGCCACAACAGTATGGCTATGATTTTGATAGTTGGGTAGACCATGATATGGTTAAAGGGTTAAATAATGTGGAAACCATTACCATTACGGGTACCGTTTACGATGGTAATGCACAGCCCGTAGATGATGCCATGATAGAACTTTGGCAGGATGATGGAGTGCATAAATTGTTTGGACGCTACGGCTCGGGTACGGATGAAGGAAATACATTTACCTTTAAAACAATAAAACCAAAATCGGTTAATGGTCAGGCACCATTTATTCATGTAATACTATTTATGCGTGGTCAATTATTGCATTCGTATACACGTATTTATTTTGCCGATGAACAGCAACTTAATGAAACCGATGCTAATTTAAATGCTGTTGACGCCGATAGAAAGCACACGTTGATCGCGGAGAAGAAAGGCGATTCCTATGTATTCAATATTCACATGCAGGGCCCCAATGAAACCGTTTTTTTTGAAATTTAA
- the pcaB gene encoding 3-carboxy-cis,cis-muconate cycloisomerase has protein sequence MSLYTETFYANELTELFSDRESVTKLLNVEAALAQAQAEVGLIPSTASKIISECCMVDAIDINALKSDIVLGGNVAIPLVKQLTKAIKNRDFEASKYVHLGATSQDIIDTATILTIKEYVVWLEGKLEVLKHALVQLTKDHVHTIMMGRTLLQQAKPMTFGLKSAGWLEGISRTRTRLNELKSRLFCIQLGGAVGSGNANITTEVQMAFAKNLDLNASFPWQSQRDSLAEFASVLGVLSGSLGKIAKDVSLLMQTEVAEVFEGAEEGKGGSSTMPHKRNPVGCALILSNATRTPGLVATMLTAMPQEHERSAGLWHAEWETLTQLMNLTGGSLEKSVDLITNLEVNKDRMLQNIEITNGLIYAEKVSLYLSKSLGKMQAHESVKKACTLALQQQKHLKEVVQEMHPQIESIEDLFKPDNAIGNSVVWTENILKKYS, from the coding sequence ATGTCGCTCTACACTGAGACTTTTTACGCCAATGAACTCACTGAACTTTTTTCCGATCGTGAGTCCGTCACCAAACTTTTAAACGTAGAAGCTGCCTTGGCACAGGCACAAGCTGAGGTAGGGTTAATCCCATCAACGGCATCAAAAATAATATCAGAGTGTTGTATGGTAGATGCTATTGACATTAATGCTTTAAAATCTGATATTGTTTTAGGGGGTAATGTTGCCATTCCTTTAGTAAAGCAATTAACAAAGGCCATTAAAAACCGTGATTTTGAAGCTTCTAAATATGTGCATTTAGGAGCTACCAGTCAAGATATAATAGACACTGCAACGATACTAACGATTAAGGAATACGTTGTTTGGTTAGAGGGCAAATTAGAAGTTTTAAAGCATGCATTGGTACAACTCACCAAAGACCATGTGCACACGATTATGATGGGTAGAACCTTGTTGCAGCAAGCAAAACCCATGACGTTCGGTCTGAAATCTGCCGGATGGCTAGAAGGTATTTCGCGCACTAGAACACGATTGAACGAACTAAAAAGTCGTTTGTTTTGCATTCAGTTGGGTGGCGCCGTTGGTAGTGGTAATGCCAATATTACAACCGAAGTTCAAATGGCCTTCGCGAAAAACCTTGACTTGAATGCATCTTTTCCATGGCAGTCACAGCGAGATTCCTTAGCGGAATTTGCTTCTGTTTTAGGAGTTCTGTCAGGTTCTTTGGGTAAAATAGCAAAAGATGTTTCCTTACTCATGCAAACAGAAGTGGCAGAGGTTTTTGAAGGTGCCGAAGAAGGCAAAGGCGGTTCCAGTACCATGCCGCATAAACGCAATCCTGTTGGCTGCGCACTTATTTTAAGCAACGCCACCCGCACACCCGGTTTAGTGGCAACAATGCTTACCGCTATGCCCCAAGAACATGAACGTTCTGCTGGATTATGGCATGCGGAATGGGAAACATTAACGCAGCTCATGAATTTAACGGGCGGTTCTTTAGAAAAGTCAGTCGATTTAATAACGAATCTAGAAGTTAATAAAGACCGGATGCTTCAGAATATAGAGATTACGAACGGACTCATTTATGCCGAAAAGGTGTCATTGTATCTGTCCAAATCCTTAGGAAAAATGCAAGCGCACGAATCGGTAAAAAAGGCGTGCACCTTGGCATTGCAACAACAAAAGCATTTAAAAGAGGTAGTGCAAGAAATGCACCCACAAATAGAGTCTATAGAAGATTTGTTCAAACCTGATAATGCCATAGGCAATAGTGTGGTCTGGACAGAAAACATATTAAAAAAGTATTCATAA
- the pcaDC gene encoding bifunctional 3-oxoadipate enol-lactonase/4-carboxymuconolactone decarboxylase PcaDC, with amino-acid sequence MKTNYKLQGTPNSPVLMFSNSLGADLTMWDELVPYLLPYFRVLQYDTRGHGQSELTDGPYTIEQLGHDVIDLLDTLKIDKVYFCGLSMGGLIGQYLGINHPDRLHKLVISNTDAKIGTVERWNDRIKTINEQGMQAIVDATMEKWFTESYHQTHPSRVAEMKKIFLANRPEGYTACCAAIGNADFRADIKQIKLETLIITGDEDAVTNVAQAEIIQKEIAGAELKVFHARHLPSTELPAYYAETLINFIVGEDTFDRGMYVRRTVLGDAHVDRANGNKNEFNTDFQEFISHYAWGEIWTRPGLPKHSRSLITLAMLIPLNKKAEFKMHVKAAFNNGVTKDEIKEVILQSGIYCGLPAANDAMHSAEEVFTDLGIEY; translated from the coding sequence ATGAAAACAAACTATAAATTACAAGGAACACCCAACAGTCCCGTACTGATGTTCTCCAATTCTTTAGGGGCAGATTTAACCATGTGGGATGAATTGGTGCCGTATTTACTGCCTTATTTTAGGGTTTTACAATATGACACTAGGGGGCATGGGCAAAGCGAACTTACAGATGGACCCTACACTATAGAACAATTGGGCCACGATGTAATTGACCTTTTGGATACATTAAAAATAGATAAAGTGTATTTCTGCGGCTTGTCCATGGGCGGGTTGATCGGCCAGTACTTGGGCATCAACCATCCAGACCGTTTGCACAAACTCGTTATCAGTAATACAGATGCTAAGATTGGTACTGTAGAACGATGGAACGACCGTATTAAAACCATCAATGAACAAGGCATGCAAGCTATCGTAGATGCCACAATGGAAAAATGGTTTACCGAAAGCTATCACCAAACGCATCCATCCCGCGTAGCGGAAATGAAAAAAATATTCTTGGCGAACAGACCAGAAGGATATACCGCTTGTTGTGCTGCAATTGGCAATGCCGATTTTAGGGCGGATATTAAACAAATTAAGCTAGAGACTTTAATCATTACAGGTGATGAAGATGCCGTTACTAATGTGGCCCAAGCCGAAATCATTCAAAAAGAAATAGCAGGTGCTGAGCTAAAAGTGTTTCATGCCAGACATTTGCCAAGCACCGAATTACCGGCATATTATGCAGAAACGCTTATCAATTTTATAGTCGGCGAAGATACTTTTGATAGAGGTATGTATGTACGTAGAACGGTTTTAGGTGATGCCCATGTAGATAGGGCCAACGGAAACAAGAATGAATTCAACACCGATTTTCAAGAATTTATTTCGCATTACGCATGGGGAGAAATTTGGACCCGACCGGGTTTGCCCAAACACAGTAGAAGCCTTATAACCCTTGCCATGTTGATACCGCTCAATAAGAAAGCGGAGTTTAAAATGCATGTAAAAGCGGCATTCAACAATGGTGTAACCAAAGATGAAATAAAAGAAGTGATTCTACAATCAGGAATTTATTGTGGTTTACCCGCAGCCAACGATGCCATGCATTCGGCAGAAGAAGTATTTACAGATTTAGGAATAGAATACTAA
- a CDS encoding 4-hydroxybenzoate 3-monooxygenase → MIHIKTQVGIIGAGPSGMVLANWLKKHDIDAVVIELRSREYVEGRVRAGLVEQNTKDILKELGLDARMKKEGIVHDGVYLSFDEERVHIPFGELTGGRTITIYGQQEITKDLTDAWLQKGGELHFETRATKIVDFDTKRPKIHFEKDGEEGILECDFVAACDGFHGIGRKTLPKKSFQSYDITYPFSWLGILANVAPSTDELIYAYQENGFALHSLRSETVSRLYVQVDNDESVDNWSDDRIWSELSQRLAAPGFDLEEGPIFEKGITPMRSHMIDSLRSGRLLLAGDAAHIVPPTGGKGMNLAIADVKHMVDAFVAYYKTNSEMLLDTYTNDALRRIWRAQDFSNFMTKLFHKQDAHGSFTYRLQKAKFDYLKVSRAYKTTIAENYVGLPFESFKN, encoded by the coding sequence ATGATACATATTAAAACACAAGTAGGAATAATAGGTGCCGGACCTTCGGGGATGGTCTTGGCAAATTGGTTGAAAAAACACGATATAGATGCCGTAGTCATAGAACTACGCTCACGGGAATATGTTGAAGGTAGGGTTCGTGCCGGTTTGGTAGAACAGAACACCAAAGATATTTTGAAGGAATTGGGGCTTGATGCCCGAATGAAAAAAGAAGGCATTGTTCATGATGGCGTATACCTTAGTTTTGATGAGGAACGTGTTCATATACCATTTGGCGAATTGACCGGCGGCAGAACCATAACTATTTACGGTCAGCAGGAAATTACCAAAGACCTTACGGATGCTTGGTTGCAAAAGGGCGGAGAACTGCACTTTGAAACCAGGGCGACAAAAATAGTAGATTTTGATACGAAGCGTCCTAAAATACATTTTGAAAAAGACGGCGAAGAAGGAATTCTGGAATGCGATTTTGTGGCGGCCTGTGACGGTTTTCATGGCATTGGACGTAAGACCTTGCCAAAGAAAAGTTTCCAGTCCTATGATATTACCTATCCGTTCAGCTGGTTGGGAATATTGGCAAATGTAGCGCCTTCAACAGATGAATTAATATATGCATATCAGGAGAATGGTTTTGCATTACATAGTTTACGTTCAGAGACCGTAAGTAGATTATATGTTCAGGTAGACAATGATGAATCGGTAGATAATTGGTCAGACGACCGTATTTGGAGCGAACTTTCCCAACGTCTTGCGGCCCCTGGTTTTGACTTGGAAGAAGGTCCTATTTTTGAAAAAGGAATAACGCCTATGCGCAGCCATATGATTGATAGTTTGCGAAGTGGCAGATTATTATTGGCTGGCGATGCGGCTCATATCGTTCCACCAACAGGGGGTAAAGGAATGAACTTGGCCATTGCCGATGTTAAACATATGGTTGACGCCTTTGTGGCCTATTATAAAACGAATTCTGAAATGTTACTGGACACTTATACCAATGATGCCCTTCGTAGAATATGGAGAGCGCAGGACTTCTCTAATTTTATGACCAAATTATTTCACAAACAAGACGCTCATGGGTCATTTACCTATCGCTTACAAAAAGCAAAATTTGATTATCTAAAAGTATCTAGAGCATATAAAACCACCATAGCAGAGAACTATGTAGGGCTACCGTTTGAATCGTTTAAAAATTAA
- a CDS encoding 3-oxoacid CoA-transferase — protein sequence MKTVPIISAEKAASLVKDGDIILGGGFGMTGNPVNIIHELAKTKTKDLTFIANNVGEPNMGGGRLLNNGQLKKMIGSFFTSNREAVLAAQEGRVEYELLPQGTLAEAIRAGGAGIGGFYTPTSAGTLIAEGRETKMLNGKEQVFIEGIRGNVAIIRAWKADTAGNLQYRMTEQNFNRAMATAADIVIAEVQEIVPNGEIDPNEIHTPGCFVDYLVKRKLTEEDLGSSASVGSSKVIDEKRMNMAKRAFAELEKGDVVNLGIGIPTLVADLIKPEDGIILHTENGMLGVGPEPKDGGGAMYYPVNAGKVPVTALPGSSYFDSADSFAMIRGGHIDVAIMGGLEVDAQGNLANWSVPGKPLLGVGGAMDLASGAKKLIITLRHTDRDGGSKVVENCTLPITDFSCVDMLITELAVFKFIDGQLTLIEILPGSTLEEVREKTEAKFVEQLQ from the coding sequence ATGAAAACAGTTCCAATAATAAGTGCTGAAAAAGCGGCAAGTTTAGTAAAAGATGGCGACATCATTTTAGGGGGTGGCTTTGGTATGACGGGTAACCCCGTGAATATCATTCATGAATTGGCAAAGACCAAAACCAAAGACCTCACCTTTATTGCAAACAATGTAGGCGAACCCAATATGGGCGGTGGTCGCTTGTTGAACAATGGACAATTAAAGAAAATGATCGGCTCTTTTTTCACTTCGAATAGAGAAGCCGTTTTAGCGGCACAAGAAGGTCGTGTGGAATATGAATTATTGCCTCAAGGAACTTTGGCAGAAGCTATACGGGCAGGTGGTGCAGGTATTGGCGGATTTTATACGCCCACATCAGCAGGAACCTTAATCGCTGAAGGACGAGAAACCAAAATGCTTAATGGAAAAGAGCAAGTTTTTATAGAAGGTATTAGAGGAAATGTAGCCATCATAAGAGCTTGGAAAGCAGATACGGCAGGAAATCTGCAATATCGCATGACCGAACAAAATTTCAATAGAGCAATGGCAACAGCTGCTGATATTGTAATTGCCGAAGTGCAAGAAATTGTTCCTAATGGGGAAATTGACCCTAATGAGATTCATACTCCAGGTTGTTTTGTGGACTATTTGGTGAAGCGAAAACTAACAGAAGAAGATTTGGGTTCATCAGCATCGGTAGGTTCGTCAAAAGTAATTGATGAAAAACGGATGAATATGGCCAAACGTGCGTTTGCGGAATTGGAAAAAGGCGATGTGGTGAATCTTGGAATTGGCATCCCAACTTTAGTAGCCGATTTGATAAAACCAGAAGACGGCATCATTCTTCATACCGAGAACGGAATGCTAGGTGTAGGCCCCGAACCAAAAGATGGTGGCGGCGCTATGTATTATCCTGTAAATGCAGGTAAAGTTCCAGTAACGGCTTTGCCTGGAAGCAGTTATTTTGATAGTGCCGATAGTTTTGCCATGATTCGTGGCGGGCATATTGATGTGGCCATTATGGGCGGATTGGAAGTAGATGCGCAAGGAAATCTGGCCAACTGGTCCGTACCCGGAAAACCTTTATTAGGAGTAGGTGGAGCGATGGATTTAGCATCGGGCGCCAAAAAATTAATTATTACATTACGCCATACGGATAGAGACGGCGGTTCAAAAGTAGTTGAAAATTGCACGTTACCCATTACGGATTTTAGCTGTGTAGATATGTTGATTACGGAATTGGCCGTGTTCAAATTTATTGACGGGCAGTTGACCCTTATAGAGATTTTACCAGGTAGTACCTTGGAAGAAGTTCGTGAAAAAACCGAAGCCAAATTTGTAGAACAATTACAGTAG
- the pcaF gene encoding 3-oxoadipyl-CoA thiolase: MKEAYIVDAIRTPIGSFRGALAQVRADDLAAIPIKALLEKYPNLPKDAIDDVILGCHNQAGEDNRNVARMALLLAGLPYTVPGETINRLCSSGMSAVVQANRAIKAGDGDVFIAGGMEHMSRGPLVISKPSTAFGNDSKMEDSSFGWRFVNKKLHEMYGTDAMGITAENLAEMFSISREDQDLFAYNSQMKAAKAQQNGILGEEICPVEIPQRKGDPIIVSQDEFIRPSTTVEKLATLRTVFKKDGTVTAGNASGLNDGAAAMLVVSEDALKKYNLTPKARIVASAVVGVEPKIMGIGPVYATRKVLAKAGLELKDMDVLEFNEAFSAQALACTRELGLADDDPRINPNGGAIAIGHPLGMSGTRILQAATNELVRSGGKYGLATMCVGVGMGYATIIENVSTSK, from the coding sequence ATGAAAGAAGCATATATAGTTGACGCGATAAGAACCCCAATAGGAAGTTTTAGAGGTGCTTTGGCACAAGTGAGAGCAGATGATTTGGCGGCAATTCCCATCAAAGCCTTACTCGAAAAATATCCGAATCTACCCAAAGATGCGATTGATGATGTTATACTAGGATGCCATAATCAAGCTGGGGAAGATAATAGAAATGTGGCGCGTATGGCGCTACTCTTGGCAGGATTACCATATACCGTTCCCGGTGAAACGATCAATAGATTATGCTCATCAGGTATGTCTGCCGTGGTGCAAGCAAATCGTGCTATTAAAGCTGGAGATGGAGATGTATTTATTGCCGGAGGAATGGAACACATGTCTAGAGGGCCTTTGGTGATTTCAAAACCATCAACGGCGTTTGGTAACGATTCCAAAATGGAAGACTCTAGCTTTGGATGGCGTTTTGTGAATAAAAAGTTACATGAAATGTATGGTACGGATGCCATGGGAATTACCGCAGAGAATCTAGCTGAGATGTTTAGCATAAGTAGGGAAGACCAAGATTTATTCGCGTATAATTCTCAAATGAAAGCTGCAAAAGCACAGCAAAATGGAATTCTTGGGGAAGAAATTTGTCCAGTTGAAATTCCGCAACGAAAAGGAGACCCAATTATCGTGAGTCAAGATGAATTCATAAGACCGAGTACAACGGTAGAAAAATTAGCCACTTTAAGAACCGTCTTCAAAAAAGATGGAACGGTAACCGCAGGTAATGCATCAGGATTAAATGACGGTGCAGCAGCTATGTTAGTTGTTTCAGAAGATGCCTTGAAAAAATACAATCTCACGCCAAAAGCTAGAATAGTAGCTTCAGCTGTAGTGGGTGTAGAACCAAAAATAATGGGTATTGGTCCTGTCTACGCCACAAGAAAAGTCTTGGCAAAAGCAGGCTTGGAATTAAAGGACATGGATGTACTGGAATTCAACGAAGCCTTTTCCGCTCAAGCGTTGGCCTGCACACGCGAGTTAGGTTTAGCAGATGATGATCCAAGAATAAACCCTAACGGCGGGGCGATTGCTATTGGTCACCCTTTAGGAATGTCCGGTACACGAATACTTCAAGCGGCAACGAACGAATTAGTTCGCTCCGGAGGAAAATATGGTTTGGCTACCATGTGTGTTGGTGTAGGCATGGGGTATGCTACTATTATTGAGAATGTCTCTACAAGTAAGTAA
- a CDS encoding glycoside hydrolase family 3 C-terminal domain-containing protein, with product MESVNAMIKHWPAGGPEEGGNVYIPINLQYSPYTADTADTAREVSLAGGSPLEDFTNRGYEGKSVKTINATDMQLVKDTKAKMGDKPVIVSVKIAKPMVFSQIEVSAAAILVPMGIQEQALMEIITGAAEPSGLLPFQMPADMLTVEAQFEDVPRDMQPYSDSDGNTYDIAFGLNWNGVIEDARVQKYR from the coding sequence ATGGAGAGCGTAAATGCCATGATAAAACATTGGCCTGCCGGTGGACCGGAAGAGGGTGGTAACGTGTACATTCCGATTAATTTACAGTATAGCCCCTATACAGCTGATACAGCTGATACAGCAAGGGAAGTAAGTTTGGCCGGAGGTAGTCCTTTAGAGGACTTTACCAATAGAGGTTATGAAGGAAAATCAGTTAAGACCATCAATGCGACCGATATGCAATTGGTAAAAGATACAAAAGCAAAAATGGGAGACAAACCGGTCATTGTATCAGTAAAAATAGCAAAGCCAATGGTTTTTTCTCAGATAGAAGTTAGCGCTGCCGCAATTCTTGTGCCTATGGGTATTCAAGAACAAGCCTTAATGGAAATTATTACTGGTGCTGCAGAACCGTCAGGCTTGTTGCCATTTCAAATGCCTGCCGATATGTTGACAGTAGAGGCACAATTCGAAGATGTACCAAGAGATATGCAGCCTTACTCAGATTCAGATGGCAATACTTATGATATCGCCTTTGGATTGAATTGGAACGGGGTAATCGAAGATGCAAGGGTGCAAAAGTATCGGTAA
- a CDS encoding BLUF domain-containing protein, with the protein MKLRIFSLMLGKKNHAREITGCLVYFEESIVQILEGEEEDVLQLFEKIKNDKRHHTLDLLWEGPSRRRYFPKWDMALYAPVDDSEYYDSKEAFVTNMTLLADLSKKTTSALLSFWSTVRANLNG; encoded by the coding sequence ATGAAATTGAGAATATTCTCATTGATGCTCGGAAAAAAAAATCATGCTCGAGAAATAACCGGATGCCTTGTGTATTTCGAAGAGAGTATCGTACAAATTTTAGAAGGCGAGGAGGAGGATGTACTCCAGTTATTTGAAAAAATCAAAAATGATAAAAGACACCATACCTTAGATTTATTGTGGGAAGGGCCGTCAAGACGAAGATATTTTCCAAAATGGGATATGGCGCTATATGCACCTGTTGATGATTCTGAATATTATGATTCAAAAGAAGCTTTTGTTACCAACATGACCTTGCTTGCCGATCTCTCTAAAAAAACAACTTCTGCATTATTATCTTTTTGGTCTACAGTTCGTGCGAATTTGAATGGGTGA